The following coding sequences are from one Aerosakkonema funiforme FACHB-1375 window:
- the katG gene encoding catalase/peroxidase HPI — protein sequence MSSESGCPFTGGGQKHQPRVIPSNRDWWPNYLNLSILHQHSPQSNPMGEEFNYASEFKSLDLAALRADIYELMTTSQDWWPADYGHYGPLFIRMAWHSAGTYRIGDGRGGAGSGSQRFEPLNSWPDNANLDKARMLLWPVKQKYGKKISWADLMIFAGNCALESMGFKTLGFAGGRVDVWQPEEDIYWGSEKTWLGNERYEGDRVLLNPLAAVQMGLIYVNPEGPDGEPDPVGSGRDIRETFGRMAMNDAETVALVAGGHTFGKCHGAGEASHVGADPGGATIVEQGLGWKSNFNTGVGVDAITSGIEGAWTPTPTQWDNSYLETLFKYDWELTKSPAGAWQWKPKGDAGAGTVPDAHDPSKRHAPMMTTADMAMKMDSIYEPIARRYYENPDEFAEAFAKAWFKLTHRDMGPRSRYLGSEVPQEEFLWQDPVPAVDHELIDEQDIATLKSKILASGLSVSQLVSTAWASASTFRCSDMRGGANGARIRLAPQKDWEVNQPAQLATVLQTLESIQQEFNTSQSGGKRVSLADLIVLGGCAGVEQAAKNAGKDVKVPFQPGRTDALQEKTDVESFAVLEPTADGFRNYTSGKHSESLEELLVDRAQLLSLSAPEMTVLLGGLRVLGANFGGSKHGVFTARPETLTNDFFVNLLDLGTTWKATSEDEYEFEGSDRKTGELKWTGTRVDLIFGSNSQLRALAEVYGCGDSQQKFVQDFVAAWDKVMKLDRYDLK from the coding sequence ATGAGCAGCGAAAGCGGATGCCCATTTACGGGCGGCGGTCAGAAACATCAGCCTCGGGTCATACCATCAAACCGAGACTGGTGGCCGAATTATTTGAATCTGAGCATCCTCCACCAGCACTCACCCCAGTCCAATCCGATGGGTGAGGAATTCAACTACGCATCAGAGTTCAAGAGCCTCGACTTAGCTGCCCTGAGAGCAGATATCTACGAGCTAATGACGACCTCCCAAGACTGGTGGCCAGCCGACTACGGCCATTATGGGCCGCTCTTCATCCGGATGGCTTGGCACAGCGCAGGCACGTATCGGATTGGCGACGGTCGCGGCGGCGCAGGTTCGGGTAGCCAGCGGTTTGAACCCCTCAACAGTTGGCCAGACAATGCCAACCTGGACAAGGCACGTATGTTGCTTTGGCCAGTCAAGCAGAAATACGGCAAGAAAATCTCCTGGGCTGACCTGATGATTTTCGCGGGCAACTGCGCCCTAGAGTCGATGGGCTTCAAGACGCTGGGCTTTGCTGGTGGGCGCGTGGATGTCTGGCAGCCAGAGGAAGACATATACTGGGGTTCTGAGAAAACCTGGCTCGGCAATGAGCGTTACGAAGGCGATCGCGTGCTTCTAAATCCCCTTGCCGCCGTTCAGATGGGTCTGATCTACGTGAATCCAGAGGGGCCAGACGGCGAACCCGATCCAGTTGGCTCCGGGCGCGACATTCGCGAAACCTTTGGTCGGATGGCAATGAACGATGCAGAAACGGTCGCGCTCGTTGCCGGCGGGCATACCTTTGGCAAATGTCATGGTGCGGGCGAGGCATCGCACGTAGGTGCCGATCCTGGGGGTGCCACTATCGTGGAGCAAGGACTCGGCTGGAAGAGCAACTTCAACACGGGTGTCGGCGTCGATGCGATCACCAGCGGTATCGAAGGCGCATGGACTCCCACGCCGACCCAGTGGGACAACAGCTATCTCGAAACCCTGTTCAAATATGACTGGGAGTTGACCAAGAGCCCCGCTGGTGCATGGCAATGGAAGCCCAAGGGCGATGCTGGTGCGGGTACCGTGCCCGACGCCCACGATCCGTCGAAACGGCACGCCCCCATGATGACCACGGCGGACATGGCTATGAAGATGGACTCCATCTACGAGCCGATCGCACGGCGTTATTACGAGAACCCGGATGAGTTCGCAGAAGCCTTCGCCAAGGCGTGGTTCAAGCTAACCCATCGCGATATGGGGCCGCGATCGCGCTATCTCGGCTCAGAGGTTCCCCAGGAAGAGTTCTTGTGGCAAGATCCCGTTCCCGCAGTTGACCATGAGTTGATTGATGAGCAGGATATCGCCACCCTGAAGAGCAAAATCCTGGCTTCGGGACTGTCTGTCTCCCAACTCGTTTCGACTGCTTGGGCGTCGGCGTCAACGTTCCGCTGCTCCGATATGCGCGGTGGGGCGAACGGGGCGCGTATTCGTCTGGCACCTCAGAAGGATTGGGAAGTCAACCAGCCGGCTCAACTGGCGACGGTGTTGCAGACTCTTGAGAGCATCCAACAGGAATTCAATACCTCGCAGTCTGGCGGAAAGCGGGTTTCGCTGGCTGACCTGATCGTGTTGGGTGGATGTGCAGGTGTCGAACAAGCGGCGAAAAATGCTGGAAAGGATGTCAAGGTTCCCTTCCAGCCGGGACGCACAGATGCGTTGCAAGAGAAAACGGATGTCGAGTCCTTCGCCGTACTCGAACCGACTGCGGATGGGTTCCGCAACTACACTAGCGGCAAACACAGCGAATCGCTCGAAGAGCTGCTGGTCGATCGGGCACAATTGCTGTCCCTGTCTGCCCCTGAGATGACGGTTCTCTTGGGTGGCTTGCGCGTCTTGGGCGCAAACTTTGGCGGCTCCAAACACGGCGTCTTCACCGCTCGACCAGAGACGTTGACCAATGACTTTTTTGTGAACCTGCTCGACCTGGGTACGACCTGGAAGGCGACCTCTGAAGATGAATATGAGTTCGAGGGAAGCGATCGCAAAACGGGCGAACTTAAGTGGACTGGTACCCGTGTTGACCTCATCTTCGGCTCGAACTCTCAGCTACGAGCTCTCGCGGAAGTTTACGGATGTGGGGACTCGCAGCAGAAATTTGTGCAGGACTTTGTGGCGGCGTGGGACAAGGTGATGAAGCTCGATCGCTATGACCTCAAATAA